One Branchiostoma lanceolatum isolate klBraLanc5 chromosome 18, klBraLanc5.hap2, whole genome shotgun sequence DNA window includes the following coding sequences:
- the LOC136424008 gene encoding zinc finger protein 845-like, which yields MEHPSSIYGQHGTKHTGEKPYMCGECGYRAAQRSALSRHVRIHTGEKPYKCDQCDYSAAQKFSLDQHHVTKHTGDKPYICEVCGYKTAKRSNLVQHVRIHTGEKPYKCDQCDYSAAFKPALDYHLKAKNTGEKPYMCEVCGCKTVNISNLSQHVRIHTGEMRYKCDQCDYFAARKSSSNQHQLTKHTVEKPYICEECGYKTAYRSRLVEHVRIHTGEKPYKCDQCDYSAAQKSNLDHHHVTKHTSEKSYVCEVCGYKTANISHLSRHVRIHTGEKPYKCDQCDYSATRKSNLDQHHLTKHTSEKPYVCEVCGYKTTQRSRLSQHVRIHTGEKPYKCDQCDYSAAFKPALDQHRVKHTGEKPYKCEVCGYKTVSISNLSRHVRIHTGEKPYKCDQCDYSAARKFNLDQHHLTKHTSEKPYVCEVCGYKTAYRSRLVQHVRIHTGEKPYKCDQCDYSAAQKSNLDDHHLTKHTSEKPYICEVCGYKTAYRSRLVQHVRVHTGEKPYRCDQCDYSATQKSNLIQHHLTKHTGENAYICE from the coding sequence ATGGAACATCCCAGCAGCATCTATGGACAACACGGAACAAAACATACTGGggaaaaaccttacatgtgtggggagtgtggatacagagcaGCTCAAAGGTCAGCCCTGTCCCgacatgtgagaatccatactggagaaaaaccctataagtgtgaccagtgtgactattctgcagcacagaaattcAGCTTGGACCAACACCATGtcactaaacacactggtgacaaaccctacatatgtgaggtgtgtggatacaagaccgCTAAAAGGTCTAACCtagtccaacatgtgagaatccatactggagaaaaaccctacaagtgtgaccagtgtgactattctgctgcgttTAAACCTGCTCTGGACTACCACCTAAAAGCAAAAAAtactggggaaaaaccctacatgtgtgaggtgtgtggatGCAAGACAGTTAACATCTCTAACCTATCCCAACACGTGAGAATTCATACAGGGGAAATGcgctacaagtgtgaccagtgtgattattttGCAGCACGGAAATCCAGCTCGAACCAACACCAGCTTACTAAACACACTGTTGAGAAACCTTacatatgtgaggagtgtggatataAGACAGCTTACAGGTCTCGCCTAGTCGAACATGTGAGaattcatactggagaaaaaccctacaagtgtgaccagtgtgactattctgcagcgcAGAAATCCAACTTGGACCATCACCATGTCactaaacacactagtgagaaatCTTACGtatgtgaggtgtgtggatacaagacagctaatatctctcacctatccagacacgtgagaattcatacaggggaaaagccctacaagtgtgaccagtgtgactattctgcaacaCGCAAAAGCAACTTGGACCAACACCATCTTactaaacacactagtgagaaaccctacgtatgtgaggtgtgtggatacaagacaactCAAAGGTCTCGCCTATCCCAACATGTGCGaattcatactggagaaaaaccctacaagtgtgaccagtgtgactattctgctgccttTAAACCTGCTTTGGACCAGCATCGAGTAAAACAtactggggaaaaaccctacaagtgtgaggtgtgtggatacaagacagtaAGCATCTCTAACCTATCCAGACACGTGAGAATTCATACAGgggaaaagccctacaagtgtgaccagtgtgattattctgcagcacggaaaTTCAACTTGGACCAACACCATCTCactaaacacactagtgagaaaccgTACGTATGTGAGGtttgtggatacaagacagcttaCAGGTCTCGCCtagtccaacatgtgagaatccatacaggggaaaaaccctacaagtgcgaccagtgtgactattctgcagcacagaaatccaACTTGGACGATCACCATCTCactaaacacactagtgagaaaccttacatatGTGAGGtttgtggatacaagacagcttaCAGGTCTCGCCTAGTCCAACATGTGAGAGTCCATACTGGcgaaaaaccctacaggtgtgaccagtgtgactattctgcaactCAGAAATCCAACTTGATCCAACACCATCTCACTAAACACACAGGTGAAAACGCCTACATATGTGAgtag